From the Conger conger chromosome 14, fConCon1.1, whole genome shotgun sequence genome, one window contains:
- the svbp gene encoding small vasohibin-binding protein: MEPACRKDKQKQKDTPNRGDRAKQKSAQQELKQRQRAEIYALNKVMTELEQQQFESFCKQMQPQAE, encoded by the exons ATGGAGCCGGCGTGCCGCaaagataaacagaaacagaaggACACTCCAAACCGAGGGGACCGAGCCAAACAGAAATCTGCTCAACAGGAGTTAAAACAGCGACAAAGAGCAGAG ATCTATGCCCTGAATAAAGTGATGACAGAGCTGGAGCAGCAACAGTTTGAGTCTTTCTGCAAACAGATGCAGCCGCAGGCCGAATGA